Proteins from one Plasmodium yoelii strain 17X genome assembly, chromosome: 2 genomic window:
- a CDS encoding PIR protein, translating to MNDFMCRKFLLVRNWFPDRLINGKYHFNGDNIFKEYCTSNSCDGDLEKINAGCLFLFDSFFKDASVFKNHNNINIADYIIIWLSYMLNLKKNVEGITNIQHFYGTSINSDNRYKNTITGIPGHDNYKDLIDKKKELMDIPNEKMSKLYNLFKILCDIYTNFDDNNPDCAKYIQNANQFVKTYQELNGDSNNTDSSLYRKILYNLSIDYGNFKTKCKEIPSLLDTKTEQTSAQISEDTSSSSSITSKLFIVLSIFGAIAFFLGISYKYSLFGFRKRFQKQKLREKLKNVKKRMNQ from the exons ATGAATGACTTtatg TGTAGAAAGTTCCTTCTTGTAAGGAATTGGTTTCCCGATCGATTGATTAATGGAAAGTATCATTTTAATGgtgataatattttcaaaGAATATTGTACTAGTAATAGTTGTGATGGTGAtcttgaaaaaattaatgctggatgtttatttttgtttgattcattttttaaggATGCTTCTGTGTTTAAGAATCATAATAACATCAATATTGCTGATTACATTatcatatggttaagttatatgttaaacctaaagAAAAATGTAGAAGGAATCACCAATATACAACATTTTTATGGTACATCTataaatagtgataataGGTACAAAAATACTATAACTGGTATTCCGGGGCATGATAattataaggatcttatagataaaaaaaaagaattgaTGGATATTcctaatgaaaaaatgtctaaactttataatttatttaaaattttatgtgATATTTATACTAATTTTGATGATAACAATCCAGATTGTGcgaaatatatacaaaacgCTAATCAATTTGTTAAAACATATCAAGAACTTAATGGAGATTCTAATAATACTGATAGTAgtttatatagaaaaatattgtataattTATCAATTGATTATGGTAATTTTAAAACGAAATGTAAGGAAATTCCATCCCTTCTAGACACAAAAACAGAACAAACTTCTGCACAAATATCTGAAGatacatcatcaagttcgtcgataacaagcaaattatttatagttttatcaatatttggtgcaatagcattttttttgggaatttcttataag tattcgttatttggatttcggaaacgatttcaaaaacaaaaattaagagaaaagctaaaaaatgtaaagaagagaatgaatcaataa
- a CDS encoding fam-b protein, with protein sequence MRVNILKYVFFSIIICFFEYGKNELYLVNERTICFERNITNFRNNRILADADNQFNLNDFYQSSLSLANQFNECNDYDDDEKMIFLRNTIDSHIKEHKENNTLPDLNNVDKKTKKIIRKLQKELEEVKKELDNKRNNEIEIQPIQDKTITKKDENNSVSKDENSTELENEGNSLNPKDDDWIKN encoded by the exons atgagagtcaatattttaaaatatgtttttttttcaattattatttgtttttttgaatatgGCAAAAAT GAATTATACCTTGTAAATGAAAGAACCATCTGTTTTGAAAGgaatataacaaattttagGAATAATAGGATATTAGCAGATGCAGACAATCAATTcaatttaaatgatttttatcAATCAAGTTTGAGTCTTGCAAATCAATTTAATGAGTGTAATGACTATGACGATGAcgaaaaaatgatatttctTCGAAATACTATAGATTCACATATAAAGGAgcataaagaaaataatacattacccgatttaaataatgtagataagaaaactaaaaaaataattcgtAAACTTCAAAAAGAATTAGAAGAGGTAAAAAAAGAGCTTGATAATAAAAGGAATAATGAAATAGAAATACAACCGATACAAGATAAAAcaataacaaaaaaagatgaaaataattctgTATCAAAGGATGAAAACTCTACCGAATTGGAGAATGAAGGAAATTCACTGAATCCAAAAGATGATGATTGGATAAAAAACTAA
- a CDS encoding PIR protein codes for MDYRMCLKFDNLSKYLPDELNGTTSLDINKLGNVQNYCSNGESEGTGCKTNLDKINGGCLWLFEQNIINNIDSLSKDQFKFIIIYIMIWLSYMLDLNNDEKINNLNDFYTQYIENNTHYNNCKKNNNNYDDCSSSLKDKTGYNNFKDFIEKNEYLKNIGINMSNFYDAFKSLCNMYTELDASNTKCEKCLENAKEFVKKYNELNKNPNITKDSPYYQVLSTLSNDYNNFKNYCDDNSVDCNDIPSLSSINTKENSVQSSAHNHVHNSGVTSSSSSVTNKLIPVLSIIIAIPIFFGIFYKYSLFGFRKRSQKQHLREKLNNK; via the exons atgGATTATCGCAtg TGTTTAAAGTTTGATAACTTGAGTAAATATTTACCCGATGAATTAAACGGAACTACTAGTCtcgatattaataaattaggGAATGTTCAGAATTATTGCTCTAATGGAGAATCAGAGGGAACAGGATGTAAGACTAATctcgataaaataaatggtgGATGTCTATGGTTGTTCGagcaaaatattattaataatattgacAGTTTAAGTAAGGAtcaatttaaatttattattatatacattatgatatggttaagttatatgttagacctaaataatgatgaaaaaatcaACAACctaaatgatttttatactcaatatatagaaaataatacgcattataataattgtaaaaaaaataataataattatgatgatTGTAGTAGTTCATTAAAAGATAAAACgggatataataattttaaggaTTTCATAGAAAAAAACGAATATTTGAAGAATATTGGTATTAATAtgtctaatttttatgatgcatttaaatcattatgtaacatgtataCTGAACTTGATGCAAGCAATACGAAATGTGAGAAATGTTTAGAAAATGCTAaagaatttgttaaaaaatataatgaacttAACAAAAATCCTAATATTACTAAAGATAGTCCCTATTATCAAgtattgtctacattatcaaatgattataataattttaaaaattattgtgATGATAATAGCGTTGATTGTAACGATATTCCATCCCTTTCATCGATAAACACAAAAGAAAATAGTGTACAAAGTTCTGCACATAATCATGTACACAATTCTGGAgttacatcatcaagttcgtcggtaacaaacaaattaattccagttttatcgataatTATTGCAATACCAATATTCTTtggaattttttataag tattcgttatttggatttcggaaacgatctcaaaaacaacatttaagagaaaagctaaataataaataa
- a CDS encoding PIR protein, with amino-acid sequence MDDTLCGKFVFLRKYLPDDSDEPTSLDFYGYESFKNYCPNANCNTELEKITIGFLWLLEQCYSESKEKNYDQNSINAFFIHMLSWFSYKLMQKSNYKNVSLNDFYNEHVKNSNKYTNFISAAYKIGDLKDFMDERNYLLNINIEDLSKFYDALKLICSMYGDITMTKHDTLPDNAILFVKKYQELTNNCKIEDTARSKIFSVLSTDYNNIKNKSTNITSLPEITANVSALSSGDTSSSSSITNKLLLVLSTFGAIAFFLGISYKYSLFGFRKRAQKQYLREKIKNIKKKMNR; translated from the exons ATGGATGATACTCTA TGTggaaaatttgtttttttgagGAAGTATTTACCTGATGACTCGGACGAACCTACATCACTTGATTTTTATGGATATGAGAGTTTCAAAAATTACTGTCCTAATGCAAACTGCAATACTGAACTCGAAAAAATTACGATTGGATTTTTATGGTTACTTGAACAATGTTATTCTGAATccaaagaaaaaaattatgatcaaaatagtattaatgcattttttatacatatgctttCATGGTTTAGTTACAAATTAATGCAAAAGTCAAATTACAAAAACGTCTCACTAAacgatttttataatgaacatgtaaaaaatagtaataaatacACAAATTTTATAAGTGCTGCCTATAAAATTGGAGATCTTAAGGATTTCATGGATGAACGAAATTATTTGCtcaatattaatattgaagatctgtctaaattttatgatgcattaaaattaatatgtagTATGTATGGTGATATTACAATGACTAAACATGACACACTACCAGATAATGCTATTTtgtttgttaaaaaatatcaagaACTTACAAATAACTGTAAAATTGAAGATACCGCACgtagtaaaatattttctgttttatcaactgattataataatataaaaaataaaagtaccAATATTACATCTCTTCCAGAGATAACAGCAAACGTTTCTGCACTATCATCTGGAGatacatcatcaagttcgtcgataacaaacaaattattacTAGTTTTATCGacatttggtgcaatagcattttttttaggaatttcttataag tattcgttatttggatttcggaaacgagctcaaaaacaatatctaagagaaaaaataaaaaatataaagaagaaaatgaatcgttaa
- a CDS encoding PIR protein, which yields MNKEVCKRFKNIWDTFPDELDDSGDYQFKDNNSLNNNCNNNNFSNNYCNINTNDLSSFCNDNISQSDLNKISAGCLYLLDELIKNCGVVPSPAKNNINIVDYILIWLSYMIKLKYSKEGNIITCFSSAYIHDCDKYNKKIDELTDYKDYKDIIDKKWYLLDMDNKIVSKFYKAFKLLCEMYTEFDENKEDCTNRSKKARQFVEKYEELYKDYNSNKYSSYKQVLCTLSTDYDNLIKKCNDDQYCKSSPLPTIETEKIPENCSEETSEKTHVSGYEELYGEISEVALSESSLVSKLIPICSILVAIAIFLGISYKYSLFGFRKRFQKQKLREKLKNIKKRMNH from the exons atgaataaggaAGTg TGTAAAAGGTTCAAGAACATATGGGATACTTTTCCCGATGAATTGGACGATAGTGGAGATTAtcaatttaaagataataattctttaaataataattgtaataataataatttttcaaataattattGTAATATTAATACTAATGATTTAAGTAGTTTTtgtaatgataatatttctCAAAGTgatttgaataaaataagtgctggatgtttatatttgttggatGAATTAATTAAGAATTGTGGTGTGGTTCCCTCTCCTGCAAAAAATAACATCAACATTGTTGATTACattttgatatggttaagttatatgatAAAACTGAAATATAGTAAAGAAGGAAACATTATAACGTGTTTTTCTAGTGCATACATACATGATTGTGATAAGTATAACAAGAAAATAGATGAATTAACTGATTATAAGGATTATAAGGatattatagataaaaaatgGTATTTGTTGGATATggataataaaattgtatctaaattttataaagcatttaaattattatgtgaaatgtatactgaatttgatgaaaataagGAAGATTGCACAAACCGTTCGAAAAAAGCTAGAcaatttgttgaaaaatatgaagaacTTTACAAGGATTATAATAGCAATAAATACAGTTCATATAAACAAGTATTGTGTACTTTATCAAccgattatgataatttaataaagaaATGTAATGATGATCAGTATTGCAAATCTTCACCCCTTCCAACGATAGAAACAGAAAAAATTCCTGAAAATTGTTCTGAAGAAACTTCTGAAAAAACTCATGTATCAGGATATGAAGAATTGTATGGAGAAATTTCTGAGGTTGCATTATCAGAATCATCACTAGTAAGTAAATTAATTCCAATTTGTTCGATATTAGTTGCAATAgcaatttttttaggaatttcttataag tattcgttatttggatttcggaaacgatttcaaaaacaaaaattaagagaaaaactaaaaaatataaagaagagaatgaatcattaa
- a CDS encoding PIR protein yields MDAEICKKFQNVRKWFPDKLDDNKMFQFTENEHFNKYCNNNCDDNLDKISAGCLYLLNEFFRDLSTFEEAAKGNIYVIEYILIWLSYMLNLIKTEENDSIDPFYNTYIKGGDKYTTNIKYISTYNDYKDLIDRNYYFLSTDMNIISKLYDSFNTLCDMYNELATNNSNCAKCLEKARQFVKKYEELNIDHNIGEDNSYSHVFLTLLIDYDNLKNKCRDFPSISGITHENSEQRSEVTSGSSIASKLIPILSILVAIAIFLGIAYKYSLFGFRKRAQKQYLREKIKNIKKRMNQ; encoded by the exons ATGGATGCCGAAAta TGTAAAAAGTTCCAGAATGTAAGGAAATGGTTTCCTGATAAATTGGATGATAACAAAATGTTTCAATTTACCGAAAATGAACATTTCAATAAgtattgtaataataattgtgATGATAATCTCGATAAAATTagtgctggatgtttatatttgcttAATGAATTTTTTCGTGATCTTTCTACGTTTGAGGAGGCTGCAAAAGGAAACATCTATGTTATTGAATACattttgatatggttaagttatatgttaaaccttaTCAAAACTGAAGAAAACGACAGTATAGACCCTTTTTATAACACATATATAAAGGGTGGTGATAAGTATactactaatataaaatatattagtacttataatgattataaggatcttatagatagaaattattattttttaagtacGGATATGAAcattatatctaaattatatgattcATTTAATACATTATGTGACATGTATAATGAGCTTGCTACAAACAACTCAAATTGTGCGAAATGTTTGGAAAAAGCTCGtcaatttgttaaaaaatatgaagaacTTAACATAGATCATAACATTGGTGAAGATAACTCCTATTCTCATGTATTTCTTACTTTATTAattgattatgataatttaaaaaataaatgtagaGATTTCCCATCCATTTCAGGGATAACACACGAAAATTCTGAACAAAGATCTGAAGTTACATCAGGTTCATCGATAGCaagcaaattaattccaattttatcgatattagttgcaatagcaatttttttaggaattgcttataag tattcgttatttggatttcggaaacgagctCAAAAGcaatatttaagagaaaaaataaaaaatataaagaagagaatgaatcaataa
- a CDS encoding PIR protein — translation MDDDICPKFVVLRTYLPDNSGESSSGFFEDSNSLNKYCPNKNCNTDLDKITAGFLWLLEQYCSISQKENYDESNINLFFLYIISWLSYKLNQNSKHNFTTINDFYTKHVNDNHKYNNFINDASKFKNLKETIDKKKDFLDINIYDMAKFYDSFKFLCSMHGNVAMGNYDEKLSNNAIHFFNKYTDINDYYNVEGTPHSQILSALLTDYNKLKTNCASKITNPKKFPSLPTGRATKSFLRNSSIQISVIPMTFIFCALLIYLGIVYKRSSFDFRKRLQKLNLRIKKIKRKINH, via the exons ATGGATGATGATATA TGTCCAAAATTTGTTGTTTTGAGAACGTATCTACCTGATAATTCGGGAGAATCTTCGTCAGGCTTTTTTGAAGATTCGAATAGTCTCAATAAGTATTGTCCTAATAAAAACTGCAATACTGATCTCGATAAAATTACGGCTGGGTTTTTATGGTTACTTGAACAATATTGTTCTATATCCCAAAAGGAAAATTATGATGAaagtaatattaatttattttttctatatattatttcatggttaagttacaaattaaatcaaaattcAAAACACAATTTCACCACAATAAacgatttttatactaaACATGTAAATgataatcataaatataataattttataaatgacGCCAGTAAATTTAAAAATCTTAAGGAAACTATCGATAAAAAAAAGGATTTTTtggatattaatatttacGATATggctaaattttatgattcATTCAAATTTTTATGCAGTATGCATGGTAATGTTGCAATGGGTAATTATGACGAAAAACTGTCAAATAATgctattcattttttcaaCAAATATACAGATATCAACGATTATTATAATGTTGAAGGTACCCCACATAGTCAAATATTGTCTGCTTTATTaactgattataataaattaaaaactaATTGTGCTAGCAAAATTACTAATCCTAAGAAATTCCCAAGTCTTCCAACAGGAAGAGCAACAAAATCATTTTTACGAAATTCGTCTATACAAATTTCAGTAATCCCAatgacatttattttttgtgcaTTACTTATATATTTAGGAATTGtatataag cgTTCATCATTTGACTTTCGAAAAAGGCTTCAAAAACTCAATTTaagaatcaaaaaaataaagaggaaaataaatcattaa
- a CDS encoding PIR protein, producing MNKEVCESFLNVWEFFPDTLTNNEYHEFKNGNFLNSYCNGVTCGTGLEKINAGCLFLFNKFFGNSGFSHKAKNNINFVDYIMIWLIYMLSLKENSNKNSLKFFHTTYINSDLKYKSTVDHVEGCSNFKDIIEKRHTLTNDDMDYKIISELYNAFKLLCEMYIDFDEKTSNCAKCSEKAKKFVEKYKKLIEDHNNTNGSSYNKILSTLSTDYDNLKNKCNGNSSFPSIETMQSSGIISEDASSSSSIGNKLISVLSIFGAIAFLLGISYKYSLFGFRKRGQKQYLREKIKKIKKKMNH from the exons atgaataaggaagtg tgtgaaaGCTTTCTGAATGTATGGGAGTTTTTTCCCGATACATTGACCAATAATGAATAtcatgaatttaaaaatggtaattttttaaatagttattGTAATGGTGTTACATGTGGTACTGGTctcgaaaaaataaatgctggatgtttatttttgtttaataaatTCTTTGGGAATTCTGGGTTTTCGCATAAggcaaaaaataatataaattttgttgattacattatgatatggttaatttatatgttaagcCTAAAggaaaattcaaataaaaacagtctaaaattttttcatactacatatataaatagtgatTTAAAGTATAAAAGTACTGTAGACCATGTTGAAGGTTGTAGTAATTTTAAGGATATTATAGAAAAGAGACATACTTTAACGAATGATGATATGGATTATAAGATTATATCTGAATTATATaatgcatttaaattattatgtgaaaTGTATATTGATTTTGATGAAAAGACGTCCAATTGCGCAAAATGTTCGgaaaaagctaaaaaatttgttgaaaaatataaaaaacttaTTGAAGATCATAATAATACTAATGGCagttcatataataaaatattatctactttatcaactgattatgataatttaaaaaataaatgtaacgGTAATTCATCCTTCCCATCGATAGAAACAATGCAAAGTTCTGGAATAATTTCTGAAGATGCgtcatcaagttcgtcgataggaaacaaattaatttcagttttatcgatatttggtgcaatagcatttcttttaggaatttcttataag tattcgttatttggatttcggaaacgaggtcaaaaacaatatttaagagaaaaaattaaaaaaataaagaagaaaatgaatcattaa
- a CDS encoding PIR protein translates to MDHILCLRFDKLRNYFPDELNKSTKNDIHSLGNIKNYCSNGESEETGCKTDLDKINGGCLWLFEQNIVNRINDLSNEQLKVFIIYIIIWLNYMVNLKKDGEIKNLNDFYTKYIETNTHYTNCKKNNNDCNHTLKEKTGYNNFKEIIDKRKDFVNINFEYIPKFYDAFKSLCNMYTEIDANSPNCTKYLIDAKNFVEKYEKLNDDSISGDSSYRQILSTLSTDYDNFKNYCISNGVNCKGFPPLSSIKKKQNSELSEKISDVTSSSSSIKNKLIPVLSIIVAIPILLGIFYKYSLFGFRKRSQKHLREKLKK, encoded by the exons atgGATCATATcctg tgtcTAAGGTTTGATAAATTGAGAAATTATTTCCCCGACGAATTAAACAAATCTACAAAGAATGATATTCATAGTTTAGGGAATATTAAGAATTATTGCTCTAATGGAGAATCAGAGGAAACAGGATGTAAGACTGATctcgataaaataaatggtgGATGTCTATGGTTGTTCGAGCAAAACATTGTTAATAGGATTAATGATTTAAGTAATGAACAACTTAAAgtgtttattatatacattattatatggttAAATTATATGGTAAACCTAAAGAAAGATGGCGAAATCAAAAACctaaatgatttttatactaaatatatagaaactAATACGCATTATActaattgtaaaaaaaataataatgattgtaATCATacattaaaagaaaaaactggatataataattttaaggaAATCATAGATAAAAGAAAGGATTTTGtgaatattaattttgaatatatccctaaattttatgatgcatttaaatcattatgcaATATGTATACTGAAATTGATGCAAACAGCCCCAATTGCACGAAATATTTGATTGATGCTAAAAATTTTGTTGAAAAATACGAAAAACTTAATGATGATTCTATAAGTGGAGATAGTTCATATAGACAAATATTGTCTACtttatcaactgattatgataattttaaaaattattgtatTAGCAATGGTGTTAATTGTAAAGGTTTTCCACCTCTTTCatcgataaaaaaaaaacaaaattctGAACTTTCTGAAAAAATTTCTGATgttacatcatcaagttcgtcgataaaaaacaaattaattccagttttatcgataatTGTTGCAATACCAATATTATTgggaattttttataag tattcgttatttggatttcggaaacgctctcaaaaacatttaagagaaaaactaaaaaaataa
- a CDS encoding PIR protein, with protein sequence MNKKVYCTNNNCATEFDKINAGCLYLFNALFVDYNAFKDNSNNNIDVVYYIIIWLSYMLSLKKDNGINKLNDFYIDHIEKNTHYIKKIEGVREYKCYKKIIDQKKDLLDMNNNIISNFYKAFKSLCEMYSTFGGNTSNCKKISDKANQFFEEYNELNNYSDITKGSPYYKLLSTLSNDYDHLKNICKDAQGSNFPTLPEINTPKDTIKIPGEFSEQKFEQKSATNSAQNYDIRSSSSSIVSKLIPVVSIFVAISIFFGISYKYSLFGFRKRSQKHLRGKLKK encoded by the exons atgaataagaAAGTg tattgTACTAATAATAATTGTGCAACTGagttcgataaaattaatgctggatgtttatatttgtttaatgCATTATTTGTGGATTATAATGCGTTTAAAGATAATTCAAACAATAACATCGATGTTGTTtattacattattatatggttaagttatatgttaagcCTAAAAAAAGATAACGGAATCAATAAATTAAACGACTTCTATATTGatcatatagaaaaaaatacgcattatattaaaaaaatagaaggTGTTCgtgaatataaatgttataagaAAATCATAGATCAAAAAAAGGATTTGTTggatatgaataataatattatatctaatttttataaagcatttaaatcattatgtgaAATGTATTCTACATTTGGTGGAAACACGTCAAATTGCAAAAAAATTTCGGATAAAGCTAATCAATTTTTTGAAGAATATAATGAACTTAATAACTATTCTGATATTACTAAAGGTAGTccatattataaattattgtctACACTATCTAATGATTAtgatcatttaaaaaatatatgtaaagaTGCTCAAGGAAGCAATTTTCCAACACTTCCAGAGATAAACACACCGAAAGATACTATAAAAATTCCTGGAGAATTTTCTGAACAAAAATTTGAACAAAAATCTGCAACTAACTCTGCacaaaattatgatattagatcatcaagttcgtcgatagtaagcaaattaattccagttGTATCGATATTTGTTGcaatatcaattttttttggaatttcttataag tattcattatttggatttcggaaacgatctcaaaaacatttaagaggaaagctaaaaaaataa
- a CDS encoding PIR protein: MEDSICEKFDYLRTYLPDELSDNPKFELKSIKNYNKCCPNDNCNSELEKITIGFLWLLGEYFDKYPNKGNDINSAKPFFLYIILWLSYKLNQNSDHKLTQIYDFYNENVIGNHKYKQFIEDSNRYTKLNEFIDKEKHFMNINIKDLSKIYDAFKLLCNIHNNIEMSKDSNILLNSANEFVSKYQELSGNSNNNNGSSYKQILTALSTDYNNLKNKRSSTTPLPDISADMSEYISRVRSSSSSTGKKLFTVLSIFGAIAFFLGISYKYSLFGFRKRFKKQQIREKIKNIKKKMNQ, from the exons ATGGAAGATTCTATa TGTGAAAAATTCGATTATTTGAGGACGTATTTACCTGATGAATTAAGCGATAATCCAAAATTTGAACTTAAAAGTATTAAAAATTACAATAAGTGCTGCCCTAATGATAACTGCAATTCTGAACTCGAAAAAATTACAATTGGATTTTTATGGTTACTTGGagaatattttgataaatacCCCAATAAAggtaatgatataaatagtgCTAAAccattttttctatatattattttatggttaagttacaaattaaatcaaaattcAGACCACAAACTCACCCAAATATacgatttttataatgaaaatgtaaTTGGtaatcataaatataaacaatttataGAAGATTCCAATAGATATACAAAACTTAATGAATTCATAGATAAAGAAAaacattttatgaatattaatattaaagatttgtctaaaatttatgatgcatttaaacttttatgtaatatacataataatattgaaatgaGTAAAGATAGTAACATACTGTTAAATAGTGCGAATGAATTTGTTAGCAAATATCAAGAACTTAGTGGaaattctaataataataatggtagttcgtataaacaaatattgactgctttatcaactgattataacaatttaaaaaataaacgtAGCAGTACTACGCCTCTTCCAGACATATCAGCAGACATGTCTGAATACATATCTAGAGTTAgatcatcaagttcgtcgacaGGAAAGaaattatttacagttttatcgatatttggtgcaatagcattttttttaggaatttcttataag tattcgttatttggatttcggaaacgatttaaaaaacaacaaataagagaaaaaataaaaaatataaagaagaaaatgaatcaataa